In Calditrichota bacterium, a single genomic region encodes these proteins:
- a CDS encoding FtsX-like permease family protein: MIKLFIEIWESVKIALQALRANKMRTFLTTLGIVIGITTVIGIHSIIHGLNNAFYTSISALGSDVLYVQKFSWFSNKDWLEARNRKNITMKEVNAIEKQATLVAAVAPVVGTRKTVKYGSEQLKDVTITGTTEDYVTTANVVPEFGRPVSRQDVDHNRAVCVIGWEVADRLFKKVNPIGRRIKLGAYKFRVVGVLEKRGSLFGQNLDTEVIVPFGVFQKIYGSRRWMTIEVKVVSPARVEDAKDELIGILRRVRKVPPGEDNDFAINQQDMIADMYKRLTTALYAVAFGVGTIALLVGGIGIMNILLVSITERTREIGIRKALGAKKRDILWQFLIESLVVSGIGGLIGIVLGFLAAKAISSATSLAASVSLTSAFIGIVFIAIVGLFFGIFPAYKASKLDPIESLRYE, encoded by the coding sequence ATGATCAAACTTTTCATTGAAATATGGGAAAGCGTCAAAATCGCGCTTCAGGCGCTGCGCGCCAATAAAATGCGAACTTTTCTAACGACATTGGGCATTGTCATCGGAATTACCACAGTGATCGGGATTCATTCTATTATTCATGGCTTAAACAATGCTTTTTATACATCTATTTCAGCGCTTGGTTCTGACGTTTTGTATGTGCAAAAGTTTTCCTGGTTTTCCAATAAAGATTGGCTGGAAGCCCGTAACAGAAAAAACATCACCATGAAAGAAGTTAATGCCATTGAAAAACAGGCGACATTGGTTGCGGCGGTGGCGCCGGTGGTCGGAACCAGAAAGACTGTCAAGTACGGCAGTGAGCAACTAAAAGATGTCACCATAACCGGTACGACCGAGGACTACGTCACGACGGCAAATGTCGTTCCCGAATTTGGCAGACCTGTTTCGCGACAGGACGTTGATCACAACCGCGCCGTTTGTGTGATTGGCTGGGAAGTCGCTGATCGATTATTTAAAAAAGTGAATCCCATCGGCCGACGCATTAAATTGGGCGCGTACAAATTTCGCGTCGTTGGCGTGCTGGAGAAAAGAGGCAGCCTTTTCGGACAAAATCTTGATACGGAAGTAATTGTTCCATTTGGCGTATTTCAAAAAATATACGGCTCACGACGCTGGATGACAATTGAAGTTAAGGTAGTTTCACCCGCTAGGGTAGAAGATGCAAAGGACGAACTGATTGGCATCCTGCGGCGCGTGAGAAAAGTGCCGCCCGGCGAAGACAATGACTTTGCTATTAATCAGCAGGATATGATCGCTGACATGTACAAACGGTTAACGACGGCGCTCTACGCTGTCGCGTTCGGTGTGGGGACTATTGCTTTGCTCGTTGGCGGGATTGGGATTATGAATATTTTGCTGGTTTCGATCACGGAAAGAACTCGTGAAATCGGGATACGCAAAGCCCTCGGCGCGAAGAAGCGTGACATTTTGTGGCAATTTTTAATCGAATCTCTCGTGGTGAGCGGCATCGGAGGTTTGATCGGAATTGTTTTGGGCTTTTTGGCGGCCAAAGCGATTTCATCTGCTACATCATTGGCGGCTTCCGTTTCTTTGACTTCGGCGTTTATTGGCATTGTGTTTATTGCCATTGTGGGACTTTTTTTCGGCATTTTCCCGGCCTACAAAGCGTCCAAGCTCGATCCGATTGAGTCGTTGCGATATGAATGA